A single Micromonospora luteifusca DNA region contains:
- the mycP gene encoding type VII secretion-associated serine protease mycosin has product MTVNVGAIRPAAACLLAGLLVLGAAQPAVAAPRRAEQWYVDELRIEQAHKLSTGRGVVVAVLDTGVDANHPDLKGQVLRGGRSDGGSGDGRTDTHGHGTHMAGIIAATNASPDGVDGIAPGAKILPIKLDASRDEAAPYDAAPVSLGIRMAVDGGAKVINMSLGKPSAATPAELSAIQYALDHDVVVVVAAGNTAKGSTKVDAPANVPGVIAVTGTTRGGRFWSGSVQGPEAVIAAPGDDIYNAGRDNGYGWGDGTSDSTAIVAGIAALIRSKYPNLDAPNVINRIIRTARDAGPAGRDPQYGFGLIDPVTALSANVPPVTANPLLDPTAATADPAPTQTADAAEEFDVTQHGDRGGPTDQQVMVIVIGVAVVLVLVLGLVAFLIWNRRRYRREAALAANVPDHLLDQEPPGGYPPPGAGYAPPSGYPPPPGYAPPGGGYPPPPGYAPPGGGYPPPSGYAPPGYGPPGGAPPPAPPGSGNRS; this is encoded by the coding sequence ATGACAGTGAACGTCGGAGCGATCCGACCGGCCGCGGCCTGCCTGCTGGCGGGGCTCCTGGTGCTGGGGGCCGCCCAGCCGGCGGTCGCGGCACCTCGGCGAGCCGAACAGTGGTATGTGGACGAGCTGCGGATCGAGCAGGCGCACAAGCTGTCCACCGGGCGGGGCGTGGTCGTGGCCGTGCTCGACACCGGCGTCGACGCCAACCACCCGGACCTGAAGGGGCAGGTGCTCCGAGGTGGCCGCAGTGACGGCGGCAGCGGAGATGGACGGACCGACACGCACGGGCACGGCACGCACATGGCCGGCATCATCGCGGCGACGAACGCCAGCCCGGACGGCGTGGACGGCATTGCCCCCGGTGCGAAGATCCTGCCCATCAAACTGGACGCCTCCAGGGATGAGGCTGCGCCGTATGACGCTGCGCCGGTCAGCCTCGGCATCCGGATGGCTGTCGACGGTGGCGCCAAGGTGATCAACATGTCACTGGGTAAGCCGTCGGCCGCCACCCCCGCAGAGCTCAGCGCCATCCAGTACGCCCTGGATCACGACGTCGTCGTGGTGGTCGCCGCCGGCAACACCGCCAAGGGCAGCACCAAGGTCGATGCTCCCGCCAACGTCCCCGGCGTGATCGCCGTGACCGGGACGACCCGGGGCGGCAGGTTCTGGTCCGGGTCGGTCCAGGGTCCGGAGGCGGTGATCGCCGCGCCCGGTGATGACATCTACAACGCCGGCCGTGACAACGGCTACGGCTGGGGTGACGGCACCTCCGACTCCACGGCGATCGTCGCCGGCATCGCCGCGTTGATCCGATCGAAGTACCCGAACCTCGACGCCCCCAATGTGATCAACCGGATCATTCGCACCGCCCGGGACGCCGGTCCCGCCGGCCGCGACCCGCAGTACGGCTTCGGCCTGATCGACCCGGTGACCGCACTGAGCGCGAACGTGCCGCCGGTCACCGCGAACCCGCTGCTCGACCCGACCGCCGCGACCGCCGACCCGGCGCCGACGCAGACCGCGGACGCGGCCGAGGAGTTCGACGTCACCCAGCACGGCGACCGTGGTGGCCCCACGGACCAGCAGGTCATGGTGATCGTCATCGGTGTCGCCGTGGTGCTGGTGCTGGTGTTGGGGCTGGTGGCGTTCCTGATCTGGAACCGACGTCGGTACCGCCGAGAGGCGGCCCTGGCGGCCAACGTCCCGGACCACCTGCTCGACCAGGAGCCCCCCGGCGGTTACCCGCCACCCGGCGCTGGTTACGCGCCGCCGTCCGGTTACCCCCCACCTCCGGGGTACGCACCACCCGGTGGTGGATACCCCCCACCTCCGGGGTACGCCCCGCCCGGTGGTGGATACCCCCCACCGTCCGGCTACGCGCCGCCGGGTTACGGCCCGCCGGGAGGGGCGCCGCCGCCGGCCCCGCCGGGGAGCGGTAACCGGTCCTGA
- a CDS encoding WXG100 family type VII secretion target produces the protein MAEGSWERCVREVTLSADPETVGSVGQGWGNLSSGLTQLRDALVGRSFVGPIATGQERPHVGGLPGMLAGWKGSGGDAYREHLGQIGKQIEDLITDSTNVSGALARIETDIRKVVATIPVPLMDDFGINNWSLPNGTDLGDARDGESASGFLAALRKDYQSNPGSYADGAFRDKADDLEATMKVDGQADDHKRGGWWDTKDHLDNWYKDNQQAANTAMSPLPAAVYSERPKLVVGEAPPPEPPERISDDFRPDDRVPPNGRPNIGGGFDTGGGPDIGSRPPGIGADLTGGPTSKGGPFSPPPSSGLGDGSTGGGAGSLKPPPTGSGYPGVDDGYSTGLAGAAPSSIGGGYGGAGGGLGSAGLGGAGGGFGGGVGAGGGIGSGGGIGSGGGAGVGGMGGIPGMVGGGNGKVPPMTSAANALRAATGAGAGAAGAGAGMAGGARGGAGMGGAGMGGGMMGGAGGAGHGGGGGTGSEHSSWLTEDDDPWGPGDGASPGILR, from the coding sequence ATGGCTGAAGGAAGCTGGGAGCGGTGCGTCCGCGAGGTGACGCTCTCCGCCGACCCGGAGACGGTCGGATCGGTCGGGCAGGGGTGGGGCAACCTCTCCTCCGGCCTGACGCAGCTGCGGGACGCGCTCGTCGGCCGATCGTTCGTCGGCCCGATCGCCACAGGTCAGGAGCGCCCGCACGTCGGTGGCCTGCCCGGGATGCTCGCCGGTTGGAAGGGCAGCGGCGGTGACGCCTACCGCGAGCATCTGGGTCAGATCGGTAAGCAGATCGAGGATCTGATCACCGATTCGACGAACGTCAGCGGCGCGTTGGCGCGGATCGAGACGGACATCCGCAAGGTGGTCGCCACGATCCCGGTCCCGCTGATGGACGACTTCGGCATCAACAACTGGAGCCTGCCCAACGGCACCGACCTCGGCGACGCCCGGGACGGCGAGAGCGCGTCGGGCTTCCTCGCCGCGCTGCGCAAGGACTACCAGAGCAACCCCGGGTCGTACGCCGATGGCGCGTTCCGCGACAAGGCCGACGACCTGGAGGCGACCATGAAGGTCGACGGCCAGGCCGACGACCACAAGCGGGGCGGCTGGTGGGACACCAAGGACCATCTCGACAACTGGTACAAGGACAACCAGCAGGCGGCGAACACGGCGATGTCCCCGCTGCCCGCGGCCGTGTACTCCGAGCGTCCGAAGCTGGTGGTGGGCGAAGCGCCGCCTCCGGAGCCCCCTGAGAGGATTTCGGACGACTTCCGACCCGACGATCGGGTGCCGCCGAACGGACGACCCAACATCGGCGGCGGGTTCGACACCGGCGGTGGTCCGGACATCGGCAGCAGGCCGCCCGGCATCGGCGCCGACCTCACTGGCGGGCCGACGTCCAAGGGGGGACCGTTCTCCCCGCCCCCGTCCAGCGGGCTCGGCGACGGCTCCACCGGCGGCGGCGCCGGTTCGTTGAAACCTCCGCCCACCGGTTCGGGATATCCGGGTGTCGACGACGGCTACAGCACCGGTCTGGCTGGCGCCGCGCCCAGCAGCATTGGCGGCGGATACGGCGGCGCGGGTGGCGGCCTCGGCAGTGCCGGCCTCGGTGGCGCCGGCGGCGGTTTCGGTGGCGGCGTTGGTGCGGGCGGCGGGATCGGGTCCGGCGGCGGGATCGGGTCCGGCGGCGGTGCCGGCGTGGGTGGCATGGGTGGCATCCCCGGCATGGTGGGTGGCGGCAACGGCAAGGTGCCTCCGATGACGAGCGCGGCGAACGCGCTGCGCGCCGCCACCGGCGCGGGTGCGGGCGCGGCCGGCGCCGGCGCCGGCATGGCGGGCGGCGCGCGTGGCGGTGCCGGGATGGGGGGCGCCGGGATGGGCGGCGGCATGATGGGCGGCGCGGGCGGTGCCGGGCACGGCGGTGGTGGTGGTACGGGCTCGGAGCACTCGTCGTGGTTGACTGAGGACGACGATCCGTGGGGTCCTGGTGACGGGGCGTCCCCGGGCATCCTGCGATGA
- a CDS encoding TIGR03960 family B12-binding radical SAM protein, with translation MSATSPTPRAAATDSRDDSSSAPLTQRRDLEPSVWSQLEPLLPQVSKPIQYVGGELGAVTKDWGAATVRWALMYPDAYEVGLPNQGVQILYEVLNELPDTLAERTYAVWPDLETLMRTHGVPQFTVDAHRAVRDFDVFGISFSTELGYTNMLTAIDLAGIPMLAADRTDADPVILAGGHAAFNPEPIADFIDAAVLGDGEEAVLEITAIVREWKAEGSPGGRDELLLRLARTESVYVPRFYDIDYLPDGRIQRVVPNRADVPFRVHKRTTMDLDAWPYPKKPLVPLAETVHERYAVEIFRGCTRGCRFCQAGMITRPVRERSITTVGQMVREGLEFSGFNEVGLLSLSSADHSEIGDMCSGLAEQYAGTNVSLSLPSTRVDAFNIDLAQELSRNGRRTGLTFAPEGGSERIRKVINKMVTKEDLIRTVVTAYTNGWRQVKLYFMCGLPTETDEDVLEIAEMAHEVIKAGRAATGSKDIRCTVSIGGFVPKPHTPFQWASMERPEVIDHRLKILKQAINSDRSLGRAIGYRYHDGEPSLIEGLLSRGDRRVGSVIRKVWENGGRFDGWSEHFSYQRWVDAAAETLPAFGVDLDWYTTRQREELEVLPWDHLDSGLDKDWLWQDWQDSVSEFEQDDCRWTPCFDCGVCPSMDTEIQIGPTGKKLLPLTPLGGSGMKVPAAGHSH, from the coding sequence ATGAGTGCCACGTCCCCGACGCCGCGCGCGGCCGCGACCGACTCTCGCGACGACTCCAGCTCGGCGCCTCTGACGCAGCGCCGCGACCTGGAGCCGTCGGTCTGGTCCCAGCTCGAGCCGCTGCTGCCCCAGGTCTCCAAGCCCATCCAATATGTCGGGGGCGAGCTGGGCGCCGTGACCAAGGACTGGGGCGCGGCCACCGTGCGCTGGGCACTGATGTATCCCGACGCCTACGAGGTGGGCCTGCCCAACCAGGGCGTGCAGATCCTCTACGAGGTGCTCAACGAGCTGCCCGACACCCTCGCCGAGCGGACGTACGCGGTCTGGCCGGACCTGGAGACCCTGATGCGCACGCACGGCGTGCCGCAGTTCACCGTCGACGCGCACCGGGCGGTCCGCGACTTCGACGTGTTCGGCATCTCCTTCTCCACCGAGCTCGGTTACACCAACATGCTCACCGCGATCGACCTGGCCGGCATCCCGATGCTGGCGGCCGACCGCACCGACGCCGACCCGGTGATCCTGGCCGGCGGGCACGCCGCGTTCAACCCGGAGCCGATCGCCGACTTCATCGACGCCGCGGTCCTCGGCGACGGCGAGGAAGCGGTTCTGGAGATCACCGCGATCGTCCGGGAGTGGAAGGCCGAGGGCTCCCCGGGTGGCCGCGACGAGTTGCTGCTGCGGCTGGCGCGGACCGAGAGCGTCTACGTGCCGCGCTTCTACGACATCGACTACCTCCCGGACGGGCGGATCCAGCGGGTCGTGCCGAACCGGGCGGACGTGCCGTTCCGGGTGCACAAGCGCACGACGATGGACCTGGACGCCTGGCCGTACCCGAAGAAGCCCCTCGTCCCGCTGGCCGAGACGGTGCACGAGCGGTACGCGGTGGAGATCTTCCGGGGCTGCACCCGGGGATGCCGGTTCTGCCAGGCGGGCATGATCACCCGTCCGGTGCGGGAACGGTCCATCACCACGGTCGGCCAGATGGTCCGCGAGGGCCTGGAGTTCTCCGGCTTCAACGAGGTGGGCCTGCTGTCGCTCTCCTCGGCCGACCACTCCGAGATCGGTGACATGTGCTCGGGCCTCGCCGAGCAGTACGCGGGCACGAACGTCTCGCTGTCGCTGCCGTCGACCCGGGTGGACGCCTTCAACATCGACCTCGCGCAGGAGCTGTCCCGCAACGGGCGGCGGACCGGCCTGACCTTCGCCCCGGAGGGCGGATCGGAGCGGATCCGCAAGGTCATCAACAAGATGGTGACGAAGGAAGACCTGATCCGCACCGTCGTCACCGCGTACACCAACGGCTGGCGGCAGGTGAAGCTCTACTTCATGTGCGGCCTGCCCACCGAGACCGACGAGGACGTCCTCGAGATCGCGGAGATGGCCCACGAGGTGATCAAGGCCGGTCGGGCCGCCACCGGCTCCAAGGACATCCGCTGCACGGTCTCCATCGGTGGGTTCGTGCCGAAGCCGCACACCCCCTTCCAATGGGCGTCGATGGAGCGTCCGGAGGTCATCGACCACCGGCTGAAGATCCTCAAGCAGGCGATCAACTCGGACCGCTCGCTGGGCCGGGCCATCGGCTACCGCTACCACGACGGCGAGCCGTCGCTGATCGAGGGGCTGCTCTCCCGGGGCGACCGTCGGGTCGGCTCGGTGATCCGCAAGGTGTGGGAGAACGGCGGTCGCTTCGACGGTTGGAGCGAGCACTTCTCGTACCAGCGCTGGGTCGACGCGGCTGCTGAGACGCTGCCCGCGTTCGGGGTGGACCTCGACTGGTACACCACCCGGCAGCGCGAGGAGCTGGAGGTCCTGCCCTGGGACCACCTGGACTCGGGCCTGGACAAGGACTGGCTCTGGCAGGACTGGCAGGACTCGGTCAGCGAGTTCGAGCAGGACGACTGCCGGTGGACGCCCTGTTTCGACTGCGGCGTCTGCCCATCGATGGACACCGAGATCCAGATCGGCCCCACCGGTAAGAAGCTGCTGCCGCTCACCCCGTTGGGCGGCAGCGGCATGAAGGTCCCGGCAGCCGGCCACTCCCACTGA
- a CDS encoding lysophospholipid acyltransferase family protein, whose protein sequence is MPLLYTIGKLAVGPTLRLAFRPTVEGLENVPQTGGAIFAGNHLSVADELFLGTVVPRHLAFWAKSEYFKGAGVKGAISKFVLTGLGAIPVERGGGRAALSAFDAAIPALKGGDLVVVYPEGTRSPDGRLYRGRTGAVRLATSTGVPIIPVGMIGTDKAQPIGARVPRPGTAKITIRFGKPLDFTGRPTDRASLRQMTDEMMSEIQKLTGQEYVPRYAPPRAHPDPIREA, encoded by the coding sequence GTGCCCCTGCTCTACACCATCGGCAAGCTCGCCGTGGGGCCCACGCTGCGGTTGGCGTTCCGCCCGACCGTGGAGGGGCTGGAGAACGTGCCGCAGACCGGCGGCGCGATCTTCGCCGGCAACCACCTCTCGGTGGCCGACGAGCTGTTCCTCGGCACGGTCGTGCCCCGGCATCTGGCGTTCTGGGCGAAGTCGGAGTATTTCAAGGGCGCCGGCGTGAAGGGCGCGATCTCCAAGTTCGTCCTCACCGGCCTGGGTGCCATCCCGGTCGAACGGGGCGGCGGTCGGGCGGCGCTGTCCGCGTTCGACGCGGCGATCCCGGCGCTCAAGGGCGGTGACCTGGTGGTGGTCTACCCGGAGGGCACCCGCTCGCCGGACGGGAGGCTCTACCGGGGGCGGACCGGGGCGGTCCGGCTGGCGACGTCCACCGGCGTGCCGATCATTCCGGTCGGCATGATCGGCACGGACAAGGCGCAGCCGATCGGCGCCCGGGTGCCCCGTCCCGGCACTGCCAAGATCACCATTCGGTTCGGCAAGCCACTGGACTTCACCGGTCGGCCGACCGACCGCGCCTCGCTGCGGCAGATGACCGACGAGATGATGAGTGAGATCCAGAAGCTCACCGGCCAGGAGTACGTCCCCCGCTACGCACCGCCGCGCGCCCACCCGGACCCGATCCGCGAGGCCTGA
- the ileS gene encoding isoleucine--tRNA ligase encodes MAYPMHDPTAAGVPASPDLPAVERRVLEHWTADKTFEASVEARPAGDDGKNEYVFYDGPPFANGLPHYGHLFTGYVKDVVPRYQTMRGRHVERRFGWDCHGLPAEVVAEKQLGITSKAEIIDLGVARFNEACRTSVLEFTQDWERYINRQARWVDFTNDYKTLDLDYMESVMWAFKTLHDKGLIYEGFRVLAYCWRCETPLSNTETRMDDVYRDRHDPTLSVWFGLTPDESAPELLRGAVKLGVWTTTPWTLPSNLALAVGPDIEYAVLEHRGSPDSERSGERFVVGAARLAAYAKELESYEQVGTVYGRDLVGRRYTPLYDFLVEQAGENAYQVLGAEFVTTEDGTGIVHLAPAFGEDDQNVCNAAGIPTIVTVDDHTRFTAIVPPYQGEQVFDVNKPVIRELKERGVVLKQDTYTHSYPHCWRCDTPLVYKAVSSWFVAVTQFRDRMVELNQQINWTPGHIKDGSFGKWLANARDWSISRNRFWGSPIPAWKSDDPNYPRLDVYGSLADIERDFGVRLTDLHRPAVDDLVRPNPDDPTGKSMMRRVPEVLDCWFESGSMPFAQVHYPFENADWFEHHYPGDFIVEYIGQTRGWFYTMHVLATALFDRPAFRNCLSHGILLGSDGRKMSKSLRNYPDVYHVFDAYGSDAMRWMLMSSPVLRGGDMAVTETLIRDAVRQVLLPLWNVWYFFTLYANADSHTARRRTDSTHLLDRYVLAKTNELVSTVGAQMDAYDISGACATVRSYLDALTNWYVRRSRDRFWSGDADAFDTLWTVLETLCRVVAPLAPLTAEEIWRGLTGERSVHLTDWPEATEFPADHDLVAAMDATRAVASAALSLRKAKGLRVRLPLSRLTVASPAAEQLRPFADLVADEVNVKAVEFSAELSAYCEQVLTVVPRALGPRVGKQVQQVIKAVKAGDWELVDGAPVAAGVTLAEGEYELRLVAADAEHSAPLPGAEGVVVLDTEVTPELAAEGLARDVVRVVQQARRDADLDVSDRIVVAVSASEEVRAAVAAYADFVSGEVLADSVDFAEGLDGFAGEVGEGERVTVTVRRV; translated from the coding sequence ATGGCCTATCCGATGCACGACCCGACCGCCGCCGGTGTCCCGGCGAGCCCGGACCTGCCCGCGGTCGAGCGGCGGGTGCTGGAGCACTGGACGGCCGACAAGACCTTCGAGGCGTCGGTCGAGGCCCGTCCGGCGGGCGACGACGGCAAGAACGAGTACGTCTTCTACGACGGCCCGCCGTTCGCCAACGGCCTGCCGCACTACGGCCACCTGTTCACCGGGTACGTCAAGGACGTGGTGCCGCGTTACCAGACCATGCGCGGGCGGCACGTCGAGCGGCGTTTCGGCTGGGACTGCCACGGCCTGCCCGCCGAGGTGGTGGCCGAGAAGCAGCTCGGCATCACCAGCAAGGCGGAGATCATCGACCTGGGCGTGGCCCGGTTCAACGAGGCCTGCCGCACCTCGGTGCTGGAGTTCACCCAGGACTGGGAGCGGTACATCAACCGGCAGGCCCGCTGGGTCGACTTCACCAACGACTACAAGACCCTCGACCTGGACTACATGGAAAGCGTCATGTGGGCCTTCAAGACCCTGCACGACAAGGGTCTGATCTACGAGGGCTTCCGGGTGCTGGCGTACTGCTGGCGCTGTGAGACGCCGCTGTCGAACACCGAGACCCGGATGGACGACGTCTACCGGGACCGGCACGACCCGACGCTGTCGGTGTGGTTCGGGCTGACCCCCGACGAGTCCGCCCCGGAGTTGCTGCGCGGCGCGGTGAAGCTGGGCGTCTGGACGACCACGCCGTGGACCCTGCCGTCGAACCTGGCGCTCGCCGTCGGTCCGGACATCGAGTACGCGGTGCTGGAGCACCGGGGTTCCCCCGACAGCGAGCGCAGTGGGGAGCGGTTCGTGGTCGGCGCGGCTCGGCTGGCCGCGTACGCCAAGGAGCTGGAGTCCTACGAGCAGGTCGGCACGGTGTACGGCCGGGACCTGGTCGGGCGCCGCTACACCCCGCTGTACGACTTCCTCGTCGAGCAGGCCGGCGAGAACGCGTACCAGGTGCTCGGCGCGGAGTTCGTCACCACCGAGGACGGCACCGGGATCGTGCACCTCGCCCCCGCCTTCGGTGAGGACGACCAGAACGTCTGCAACGCCGCGGGCATCCCCACCATCGTCACGGTCGACGACCACACCCGCTTCACCGCGATTGTCCCGCCCTACCAGGGTGAGCAGGTCTTCGACGTCAACAAGCCGGTGATCCGGGAGCTGAAGGAGCGGGGGGTGGTGCTCAAGCAGGACACCTACACCCACTCGTACCCGCACTGCTGGCGCTGCGACACCCCGCTGGTCTACAAGGCGGTGTCGTCGTGGTTCGTGGCGGTGACCCAGTTCCGCGACCGGATGGTCGAGCTGAACCAGCAGATCAACTGGACGCCCGGTCACATCAAGGACGGCTCGTTCGGCAAGTGGCTGGCCAACGCCCGGGACTGGTCGATCAGCCGGAACCGGTTCTGGGGCTCGCCGATCCCGGCCTGGAAGTCCGACGACCCGAACTACCCACGGTTGGACGTCTACGGCTCGCTGGCCGACATCGAGCGGGACTTCGGCGTACGCCTCACCGACCTGCACCGGCCGGCGGTGGACGACCTCGTCCGCCCCAACCCGGACGACCCGACCGGCAAGTCGATGATGCGCCGGGTGCCGGAGGTGCTGGACTGCTGGTTCGAGTCCGGGTCGATGCCGTTCGCCCAGGTGCACTACCCGTTCGAGAACGCGGACTGGTTCGAGCACCACTACCCGGGTGACTTCATCGTCGAGTACATCGGGCAGACCCGCGGCTGGTTCTACACGATGCACGTGCTGGCCACCGCGCTGTTCGACCGGCCGGCGTTCCGCAACTGCCTGAGCCACGGCATCCTGCTCGGCTCGGACGGGCGCAAGATGTCCAAGAGCCTGCGCAACTACCCGGACGTGTACCACGTCTTCGACGCGTACGGCTCGGACGCGATGCGGTGGATGCTGATGTCCTCGCCGGTGCTGCGCGGCGGCGACATGGCGGTCACCGAGACGCTCATCCGCGACGCCGTCCGGCAGGTGCTGCTGCCGCTGTGGAACGTCTGGTACTTCTTCACGCTCTACGCCAACGCGGACTCCCACACCGCTCGCCGCAGGACCGACTCGACGCACCTGCTCGACCGGTACGTGCTGGCTAAGACGAACGAACTGGTGTCGACGGTCGGCGCGCAGATGGACGCGTACGACATCTCCGGCGCCTGCGCCACCGTCCGTTCCTACCTGGACGCGCTGACCAACTGGTATGTGCGCCGCTCCCGGGACCGGTTCTGGTCCGGTGACGCCGACGCGTTCGACACGCTCTGGACCGTGCTGGAGACGCTCTGCCGGGTGGTGGCGCCGCTGGCGCCGCTGACCGCGGAGGAGATCTGGCGGGGGCTCACCGGGGAACGGTCGGTACACCTGACCGACTGGCCGGAGGCGACCGAGTTCCCGGCCGACCACGACCTGGTCGCCGCGATGGACGCCACCCGGGCGGTCGCCTCGGCGGCGCTGTCGCTGCGCAAGGCCAAGGGGCTGCGGGTACGACTGCCGCTGTCCAGGCTGACCGTGGCCTCGCCGGCGGCGGAGCAGCTGCGCCCGTTCGCCGACCTGGTCGCCGACGAGGTCAACGTGAAGGCGGTGGAGTTCAGCGCGGAGCTGTCCGCGTACTGCGAGCAGGTCCTGACCGTGGTGCCCCGGGCGCTCGGCCCCCGGGTCGGCAAGCAGGTGCAGCAGGTCATCAAGGCGGTGAAGGCGGGCGACTGGGAGTTGGTCGACGGCGCCCCGGTGGCCGCTGGCGTCACCCTCGCCGAGGGCGAGTACGAGCTGCGCCTGGTCGCCGCCGACGCCGAGCACTCCGCGCCACTGCCCGGCGCCGAGGGCGTGGTGGTGCTGGACACCGAGGTCACCCCGGAGTTGGCCGCCGAAGGGCTGGCCCGCGACGTGGTGCGGGTGGTCCAGCAGGCCCGCCGGGACGCCGACCTGGACGTCTCGGACCGGATCGTGGTGGCGGTGTCGGCATCCGAGGAGGTGCGTGCGGCCGTGGCGGCGTACGCCGACTTCGTCTCCGGGGAGGTGTTGGCCGACTCGGTGGACTTCGCCGAGGGCCTCGACGGCTTCGCCGGCGAGGTCGGCGAGGGCGAACGGGTAACGGTCACCGTCCGCCGCGTGTGA
- a CDS encoding ArsR family transcriptional regulator, which translates to MIRIELDEPTLARTRIATSPLWEAKCSLYLLDRYPDEAPWPYTGWARHARRVLAELPAAAPAQLYSATGAWYPDFLGPVPPTANPTIAEELAVLRATPASVIAEQLPRYHRPDDLPGWLRPFVTDREAALNRLADGLQAYWNAAIAPWWPAMRAALDEEVLHRARALAAHGPDALLADLHERVLWEKPVLTLVKPSEGQFTAVDQRLLLIPLIFSRGALTFSTDHSEILAVSYQARGSVLLADRPTADQPTTDPAIDRLAVLVGRGRSQVLRALTRPATTVGLAATLGLAPSTVSEQLSALLTAGVVHRRRVGRRVLYGLEPAGMALVQLIGDEPVSASA; encoded by the coding sequence GTGATCCGGATCGAGTTGGACGAGCCCACGCTGGCCCGGACCCGGATCGCGACCAGCCCACTGTGGGAGGCCAAGTGCAGCCTCTACCTCCTCGACCGGTACCCGGACGAGGCGCCCTGGCCCTACACCGGCTGGGCCCGGCACGCCCGGCGGGTGCTCGCCGAACTGCCCGCGGCGGCCCCGGCCCAGCTCTACTCGGCGACCGGCGCCTGGTACCCGGATTTCCTGGGCCCGGTGCCGCCGACGGCGAACCCGACCATCGCCGAGGAGTTGGCCGTGCTCCGGGCCACGCCGGCCTCGGTGATCGCTGAGCAGCTCCCCCGTTACCACCGTCCCGACGACCTCCCGGGTTGGCTGCGCCCGTTCGTCACCGATCGGGAGGCCGCCCTGAACCGGCTCGCCGACGGCCTGCAGGCGTACTGGAACGCCGCGATCGCGCCCTGGTGGCCGGCGATGCGGGCCGCTCTGGACGAGGAGGTGTTGCACCGGGCGCGGGCGCTCGCCGCGCACGGCCCGGACGCGCTGCTGGCCGACTTGCACGAACGGGTGCTCTGGGAGAAGCCGGTGCTGACGCTGGTCAAGCCGTCCGAGGGGCAGTTCACCGCGGTCGACCAGCGGCTGCTGCTGATCCCGTTGATCTTCTCCCGAGGTGCGCTCACCTTCTCCACCGACCACTCCGAGATCCTCGCGGTCTCGTACCAGGCCCGGGGCTCGGTGCTGCTGGCCGACCGGCCTACCGCCGACCAGCCAACGACCGACCCGGCGATCGACCGGCTGGCGGTGCTGGTCGGGCGCGGGCGGTCCCAGGTGTTGCGGGCACTGACCCGGCCGGCCACCACCGTCGGCCTCGCGGCCACCCTCGGGCTGGCCCCGAGCACCGTCTCGGAGCAGCTCTCCGCGTTGCTCACCGCCGGCGTGGTGCACCGCCGTCGGGTGGGCCGGCGGGTGCTGTACGGGCTGGAACCGGCCGGTATGGCCCTGGTGCAGTTGATCGGCGACGAGCCGGTGAGCGCCTCGGCCTGA
- a CDS encoding ABC transporter ATP-binding protein → MSEYAIEAAGLRRTYRSRTGWLRPQRREVEAVRGVDLTVGNGELFGLLGPNGAGKTTTIKLLNTLLIPTAGEARICGFDVVRQTREVRRRIGYVFGGDRGLYDRLSARDNLRYFAELYGVPGREQKRRIAELFELVRLTGRENDRVEGYSRGMRQRLHIARGLLHRPRVLFLDEPSIGVDPVAARELRQTVAELAATGTTVLLTTHYMAEADELCGRIAVIANGTIQALGTPAELRHHADGRQVLEVEAYGVGDAQLAAIHALPGVREASVTVAGAAQVLSVQSDAGVDVQADVLRALDGVRLGRVTARQPTLEDAYVAIVNRVNAQARLVEAVAG, encoded by the coding sequence ATGAGCGAGTACGCGATCGAGGCGGCCGGGCTGCGCCGCACCTACCGCAGCCGAACGGGCTGGTTACGACCACAGCGCCGGGAGGTGGAGGCGGTCCGCGGCGTCGACCTGACGGTCGGCAACGGGGAGCTGTTCGGCCTGCTCGGGCCGAACGGCGCTGGCAAGACCACGACCATCAAGCTGCTGAACACGCTGCTCATCCCGACCGCCGGCGAGGCCCGGATCTGCGGCTTCGACGTGGTCCGGCAGACCCGGGAGGTGCGCCGACGGATCGGGTACGTCTTCGGCGGCGACCGTGGCCTCTACGACCGGCTCTCCGCCCGGGACAACCTGCGCTACTTCGCCGAGTTGTACGGCGTGCCGGGGCGGGAGCAGAAGCGGCGGATCGCCGAGCTGTTCGAGCTGGTCCGGTTGACCGGCCGGGAGAACGACCGGGTGGAGGGTTACTCCCGGGGCATGCGGCAGCGGCTGCACATCGCCCGGGGCCTGCTGCACCGGCCGCGCGTCCTCTTCCTCGACGAGCCGTCGATCGGCGTGGACCCGGTGGCCGCCCGGGAGCTGCGGCAGACCGTCGCCGAGCTGGCCGCCACCGGCACCACCGTGCTGCTCACCACGCACTACATGGCCGAGGCGGACGAGCTGTGCGGCCGGATCGCGGTGATCGCCAACGGCACGATCCAGGCCCTCGGCACCCCCGCCGAGCTGCGGCACCACGCCGACGGCCGGCAGGTGCTGGAGGTGGAGGCGTACGGGGTCGGCGACGCGCAACTCGCGGCCATCCACGCCCTGCCCGGCGTACGGGAGGCGAGCGTGACCGTCGCCGGGGCGGCCCAGGTGCTGAGCGTGCAGTCCGACGCGGGGGTGGACGTGCAGGCCGACGTGCTGCGCGCGCTGGACGGGGTCCGACTGGGTCGGGTCACCGCCCGGCAGCCCACCCTGGAGGACGCGTACGTGGCGATCGTGAACCGGGTGAACGCGCAGGCTCGCCTCGTCGAGGCGGTGGCCGGGTGA